A stretch of the Neodiprion lecontei isolate iyNeoLeco1 chromosome 4, iyNeoLeco1.1, whole genome shotgun sequence genome encodes the following:
- the LOC107223638 gene encoding phosphatidylglycerophosphatase and protein-tyrosine phosphatase 1 — translation MSGIGVTMLARVSFYPTLVYNVVMEKITSRRWYDRIDETVILGALPFRGMTKQLVNEENVKGVVSMNEDYELWLFSNHKEEWEKHNVEFLQLSTTDIFESPCQEKLKSGVNFINKFRSPSHKIIEGAQIAADSRSKPLDTVYVHCKAGRTRSATLVGCYLMMKNGWTPEEAVSFMRSKRQHILLHRVQWDALRTFYETNVGISTS, via the exons ATGTCTGGTATAGGAG TCACAATGCTTGCGAGAGTTTCGTTTTATCCAACGCTAGTTTATAATGtggtgatggaaaaaattacctCGCGGCGATGGTACGACCGTATAGATGAAACCGTAATTTTGGGAGCTTTACCTTTTCGCGGAATGACCAAACag ctTGTGAATGAGGAAAATGTGAAGGGAGTTGTGTCCATGAACGAAGACTACGAACTTTGGCTATTTTCGAATCATAAAGAG GAATGGGAAAAGCATAACGTGGAGTTTTTACAATTATCAACAACAGATATATTCGAATCGCCTTGccaggaaaaattaaaaagtggggtgaattttatcaataaattcCGATCGCCTTCACATAAAATTATCGAAGGAGCACAAATCGCTGCGGATTCCCGTTCAAAGCCTTTAGACACGGTTTACGTTCACTGTAAAGCAGGAAGAACCCGAAGTGCTACGCTAGTTGGATGCTACTTAATGATG aaaaatggATGGACACCAGAAGAAGCAGTTTCTTTCATGAGAAGCAAAAGACAGCATATACTACTTCACAGAGTCCAATGGGATGCTTTGAGAACATTTTATGAAACGAATGTAGGGATATCCACGTCGTGA
- the LOC107223637 gene encoding mitochondrial GTPase 1 yields MSGIGGKVVPKFRDVFRIPDKEVLHWFPGHMGKGLKQMQKQLAMVDCVIEVHDARIPISGRNPNFRHTVTGLKPHIFVLNKKDLADSSYQDAATNYLQQEGFTNIIYTNFKDQKCEGLKKILPLATSLIKDSNRYNRTNKEDYALMVIGVPNVGKSSLINRLRNRYLRKSNATSVGAIAGITRSVLTKIRISNNPSVFLLDTPGVLTPNVPNAEAGLKLGLVSCLQDHLVGPEIMADYLLYWLNKQNKFDYVEKLGIPEPCDNIMEVLLLTATKLGKKKKFKNWDGQILIKPDTHAAAEYFLKTFRIGELGPICLDADLLTNSESQNLVNSTGIP; encoded by the coding sequence ATGTCTGGTATAGGAGGTAAAGTAGTCCCGAAATTTCGCGACGTGTTTCGAATTCCGGACAAAGAGGTACTGCACTGGTTCCCTGGGCACATGGGCAAAGGCCTAAAGCAAATGCAGAAGCAATTGGCAATGGTTGATTGTGTAATAGAAGTACACGACGCTCGGATACCGATATCGGGAAGAAACCCAAACTTTAGACATACGGTTACCGGTTTGAAGCCGCATATATttgttttaaacaaaaaagacTTGGCTGATAGTAGCTACCAAGATGCAGCGACAAATTATCTGCAGCAAGAGGGATTCACTAATATAATTTACACTAACTTTAAAGACCAAAAATGTGagggattgaaaaaaattttacctttGGCAACAAGTTTGATAAAAGATTCAAATCGCTACAATCGAACAAACAAAGAAGATTATGCATTAATGGTTATTGGTGTGCCAAATGTGGGAAAGTCGTCACTGATTAACCGCCTGAGAAACAGATACCTCCGTAAATCGAACGCTACTAGTGTTGGTGCAATAGCCGGTATAACTCGATCGGTATTGACAAAAATTAGAATTAGCAATAATCCATCCGTATTTCTATTAGATACACCTGGCGTTTTAACACCTAATGTGCCGAATGCAGAAGCTGGTTTGAAATTGGGTTTAGTGAGCTGTTTGCAGGATCACTTAGTCGGACCAGAAATAATGGCTGATTATTTACTATACTGgttgaataaacaaaacaaattcgactatgttgaaaaattagggATACCAGAACCATGCGATAACATAATGGAAGTCCTTTTATTAACTGCAacaaaattaggaaaaaagaaaaaatttaaaaactggGATGGTCAGATTCTTATAAAACCTGACACACATGCAGctgctgaatattttttaaaaacgttCAGAATCGGCGAACTTGGTCCTATATGCTTAGATGCAGATCTCCTTACAAATTCAGAGTCACAGAACTTAGTAAATTCTACAGGAATACCATAA
- the LOC107223643 gene encoding alanine--tRNA ligase, mitochondrial isoform X2 gives MCFKGVFLGHLNPPAKRVANSQKCIRIGGKHNDLDAVGQDTYHHTFFEMLGNWSFGDYFKEEACEFAWKLLTGPYGINENRLYVTYFAGDEKMGLKPDLECKDIWLRLGVSQDRILPFGSQDNFWEMGTTGPCGPCTEIHIDHTMQTSNQASRVNRGHADLTELWNIVFIEYQRLSDGPIVPLPKKHIDTGMGFERLVAVLQGKRSNYDTDLFQPLFDTIKKKTNAPEYQGRFMSADKNGIDTAYRTLADHARMVTIALADGMLPDQNHKLRKVLRKAVDVGEKVFQQSGLLHELSFRVADNLGNVYPEIQKNLKQVQKLIAYEEDLLKSLRDTAGTEWKRIIKTRSALASVSNTTAPGLAAAYKDLQSSLFILASNDKFPRVLPPDIAFKMYDTYGLDPDTISELAKVESLSFDKNEFYNELNNARQRSKMHFGKVDEEIVSQESLQLLEKKNVPTTDDSAKYSYTVTDKVYYFPPVNCKLLGMIVGGKLISETQSHVIDDSQSIIEATVMHSGNIVEIDSIIDANATVGLILDKTPFYSPEGGQGSDVGQIQVKNVIFDVKEVRKICNYVFHIGKFIVQDGIKPEAELHVGDECVATINEKTRLGLMRHHTSTHLINAALHKILPATGQRGSNVAKDSLDLQFSVFGEKLSPKDIETVETLINKSINADVAVKTRTIDALGLTSEENITLVPGEVYPDTGIRIVEIIGQDLQSIEACCGTHVQNTGALEHLCILKVKSLGTGSQSIRAIAGPIARLARQAGENVKQQIILLEEDINTGNAQFNLLDTRVQDIKRQLMDRTERIPLPYSIKHECVSRLEMLARNSKSQERSAMKESIENELKSIVQSCTLPFVVHCFQPVNVALESVSLQKVTKFCSNTPTLVIAHNKEMVKARCSVPKEMASSEFNAQLWMQTVLPIFKAHGSSPKGQDPLLIQHMKSKRVSDLELKGLVERAVIEATKFAALHVKKSRHQTK, from the exons ATGTGT TTCAAAGGTGTTTTCTTGGGCCATTTAAATCCTCCGGCGAAAAGGGTGGCCAATTCACAAAAATGTATCAGAATCGGTGGAAAGCACAATGATCTAGACGCCGTTGGCCAAGATACTTATCATCATACCTTTTTCGAGATGCTGGGAAACTGGTCGTTTGGAGATTACTTCAAA GAAGAAGCGTGCGAGTTTGCTTGGAAATTGTTAACAGGACCTTATGGGATAAATGAAAATCGGCTTTACGTAACTTACTTCGCGGGTGATGAGAAAATGGGTTTAAAGCCAGATTTGGAATGTAAAGATATATGGTTACGGCTTGGCGTATCACAGGATCGCATTCTTCCTTTTGGATCGCAGGATAACTTTTGGGAAATGGGAACGACCGGCCCTTGTGGTCCTTGTACTGAAATACACATAGATCACACAATGCAGACAAGTAATCAGGCTTCCAGAGTCAACAGAGGTCATGCCGATCTCACAGAGTTGTGGAATATAGTATTCATCGAGTATCAGAG ACTTTCAGACGGCCCGATTGTTCCTCTACCAAAAAAGCATATCGATACTGGAATGGGTTTTGAAAGACTAGTCGCTGTCTTGCAAGGAAAGAGATCAAACTATGACACGGATCTTTTTCAACCGCTGTTCGATActattaagaaaaaaacgaatgcTCCTGAGTATCAGGGCAGGTTTATGTCTGCAGACAAAAATGGAATTGATACTGCCTACAGAACTCTGGCTGACCATGCGAGAATGGTTACGATTGCGCTAGCTGACGGGATGTTGCCTGATCAGAA TCACAAGTTGAGGAAGGTATTGAGAAAAGCTGTGGATGTCGGGGAAAAGGTATTTCAGCAAAGTGGGCTACTTCACGAATTGTCTTTTCGTGTAGCTGACAATCTGGGGAACGTATATCCAGAGatacagaaaaatttaaaacag GTCCAAAAACTTATAGCGTACGAAGAAGACTTGTTGAAGTCATTGAGGGACACAGCTGGAACCGAATggaaaagaataattaaaactaGGTCTGCGCTCGCATCAGTAAGCAATACTACTGCTCCAGGTTTAGCTGCTGCTTACAAGGATTTACAATCCAGCTTATTCATTCT TGCTTCGAATGATAAATTTCCGCGGGTTCTGCCACCGGATATTGCGTTCAAGATGTACGATACTTATGGCTTGGATCCGGATACGATATCGGAATTGGCCAAAGTAGAATCCCTGTCATTTGACAAAAATGAATTCTACAACGAATTGAATAATGCTAGGCAAAGATCTAAGATGCATTTTGGTAAAGTGGATGAGGAAATTGTATCACAAGAATCTCTACAActactggaaaaaaaaaatgtaccaaCGACAGACGACAGTGCCAAGTACAGTTACACTGTAACGGATAAGGTGTATTACTTTCCTCCAgtcaattgtaaattattagGAATGATTGTGGGTG GTAAATTGATATCCGAAACACAATCGCACGTCATTGATGACAGTCAATCAATTATTGAAGCGACGGTTATGCATAGCGGTAATATTGTGGAAATTGACTCGATTATTGATGCGAATGCAACAGTTGGGTTGATATTAGATAAAACACCGTTTTATTCTCCTGAAGGAGGTCAGGGTTCGGATGTAGGACAAATAcaagtgaaaaatgtaatttttgacGTCAAGGAGGTGAGAAAAATATGCAACTACGTTTTTCACATTGGGAAGTTTATAGTCCAAGACGGAAT AAAACCGGAAGCCGAATTACATGTTGGAGATGAATGCGTGGCGACAATAAATGAAAAGACACGGTTGGGGTTAATGCGGCATCACACGTCGACACATTTAATCAATGCAGCGCTACACAAAATTTTGCCAGCAACAGGCCAACGTGGCAGTAATGTTGCAAAAGACAGTTTAGATTTACAGTTTAGCGTGTTTGGGGAAAAATTGTCGCCTAAAGATATCGAAACTGTTGAAACGCTTATCAACAAAAGTATAAACGCGGATGTTGCTGTTAAAACTAGAACTATCGATGCACTAGGTTTGACATCAGAGGAAAACATCACGTTAGTGCCTGGAGAAGTATACCCAGATACGGGAATCAGAATCGTCGAAATTATCGGCCAGGATTTACAATCAAT TGAAGCTTGTTGCGGAACGCATGTTCAGAACACAGGAGCGCTGGAACATCTTTGTATTTTGAAAGTGAAATCTTTGGGAACTGGTAGCCAAAGCATAAGGGCAATTGCTGGGCCAATAGCTAGACTAGCAAGACAAGCTGGGGAAAATGTTAAGCAGCAAATAATTCTATTAGAGGAAGATATAAATACGGGAAATGCTCAGTTTAATCTTCTTGACACTAGAGTTCAAGACATAAAACGGCAATTGATGGATAGAACTGAACGAATTCCGTTACCTTATTCTATCAAGCACGAATGTGTTTCGAGATTGGAAATGCTGGCGCGAAATTCAAAGTCTCAAGAACGTAGTGCGATGAA AGAATCTatagaaaatgaattgaaaagcATCGTACAATCGTGCACATTGCCATTTGTAGTTCATTGTTTTCAACCGGTTAATGTGGCGCTCGAAAGTGTTTCGTTGcaaaaagtaacaaaattttgttccaaCACTCCTACGCTTGTTATTGCACATAACAAAGAAATGGTTAAAGCAAGATGTAGCGTACCTAAG GAAATGGCATCCAGTGAGTTTAACGCACAGTTGTGGATGCAAACTGTACTACCGATCTTTAAGGCGCACGGAAGTTCCCCGAAAGGTCAAGATCCACTCTTGATTCAGCATATGAAAAGCAAGAGAGTATCAGATCTTGAGCTGAAAGGTTTAGTTGAAAGAGCTGTTATAGAAGCAACAAAGTTTGCTGCGCTgcatgtaaaaaaatcaagacaTCAAACaaaatga
- the LOC107223643 gene encoding alanine--tRNA ligase, mitochondrial isoform X1, translating into MNKTMIARFYSKKLQNVKSSHAIRKEFIDFFTRDLNHKYIRSSPVLPLCDPTVAFVNAGMNQFKGVFLGHLNPPAKRVANSQKCIRIGGKHNDLDAVGQDTYHHTFFEMLGNWSFGDYFKEEACEFAWKLLTGPYGINENRLYVTYFAGDEKMGLKPDLECKDIWLRLGVSQDRILPFGSQDNFWEMGTTGPCGPCTEIHIDHTMQTSNQASRVNRGHADLTELWNIVFIEYQRLSDGPIVPLPKKHIDTGMGFERLVAVLQGKRSNYDTDLFQPLFDTIKKKTNAPEYQGRFMSADKNGIDTAYRTLADHARMVTIALADGMLPDQNHKLRKVLRKAVDVGEKVFQQSGLLHELSFRVADNLGNVYPEIQKNLKQVQKLIAYEEDLLKSLRDTAGTEWKRIIKTRSALASVSNTTAPGLAAAYKDLQSSLFILASNDKFPRVLPPDIAFKMYDTYGLDPDTISELAKVESLSFDKNEFYNELNNARQRSKMHFGKVDEEIVSQESLQLLEKKNVPTTDDSAKYSYTVTDKVYYFPPVNCKLLGMIVGGKLISETQSHVIDDSQSIIEATVMHSGNIVEIDSIIDANATVGLILDKTPFYSPEGGQGSDVGQIQVKNVIFDVKEVRKICNYVFHIGKFIVQDGIKPEAELHVGDECVATINEKTRLGLMRHHTSTHLINAALHKILPATGQRGSNVAKDSLDLQFSVFGEKLSPKDIETVETLINKSINADVAVKTRTIDALGLTSEENITLVPGEVYPDTGIRIVEIIGQDLQSIEACCGTHVQNTGALEHLCILKVKSLGTGSQSIRAIAGPIARLARQAGENVKQQIILLEEDINTGNAQFNLLDTRVQDIKRQLMDRTERIPLPYSIKHECVSRLEMLARNSKSQERSAMKESIENELKSIVQSCTLPFVVHCFQPVNVALESVSLQKVTKFCSNTPTLVIAHNKEMVKARCSVPKEMASSEFNAQLWMQTVLPIFKAHGSSPKGQDPLLIQHMKSKRVSDLELKGLVERAVIEATKFAALHVKKSRHQTK; encoded by the exons atgaatAAAACTATGATCGCTAGATTTTACagcaaaaaattacagaacGTCAAAAGTTCTCATGCTATACGAAAAGagtttattgattttttcactcgTGACTTAAATCACAAATACATACGGTCAAGTCCGGTTTTACCGCTATGTGATCCAACTGTTGCCTTCGTTAATGCAGGAATGAATCAG TTCAAAGGTGTTTTCTTGGGCCATTTAAATCCTCCGGCGAAAAGGGTGGCCAATTCACAAAAATGTATCAGAATCGGTGGAAAGCACAATGATCTAGACGCCGTTGGCCAAGATACTTATCATCATACCTTTTTCGAGATGCTGGGAAACTGGTCGTTTGGAGATTACTTCAAA GAAGAAGCGTGCGAGTTTGCTTGGAAATTGTTAACAGGACCTTATGGGATAAATGAAAATCGGCTTTACGTAACTTACTTCGCGGGTGATGAGAAAATGGGTTTAAAGCCAGATTTGGAATGTAAAGATATATGGTTACGGCTTGGCGTATCACAGGATCGCATTCTTCCTTTTGGATCGCAGGATAACTTTTGGGAAATGGGAACGACCGGCCCTTGTGGTCCTTGTACTGAAATACACATAGATCACACAATGCAGACAAGTAATCAGGCTTCCAGAGTCAACAGAGGTCATGCCGATCTCACAGAGTTGTGGAATATAGTATTCATCGAGTATCAGAG ACTTTCAGACGGCCCGATTGTTCCTCTACCAAAAAAGCATATCGATACTGGAATGGGTTTTGAAAGACTAGTCGCTGTCTTGCAAGGAAAGAGATCAAACTATGACACGGATCTTTTTCAACCGCTGTTCGATActattaagaaaaaaacgaatgcTCCTGAGTATCAGGGCAGGTTTATGTCTGCAGACAAAAATGGAATTGATACTGCCTACAGAACTCTGGCTGACCATGCGAGAATGGTTACGATTGCGCTAGCTGACGGGATGTTGCCTGATCAGAA TCACAAGTTGAGGAAGGTATTGAGAAAAGCTGTGGATGTCGGGGAAAAGGTATTTCAGCAAAGTGGGCTACTTCACGAATTGTCTTTTCGTGTAGCTGACAATCTGGGGAACGTATATCCAGAGatacagaaaaatttaaaacag GTCCAAAAACTTATAGCGTACGAAGAAGACTTGTTGAAGTCATTGAGGGACACAGCTGGAACCGAATggaaaagaataattaaaactaGGTCTGCGCTCGCATCAGTAAGCAATACTACTGCTCCAGGTTTAGCTGCTGCTTACAAGGATTTACAATCCAGCTTATTCATTCT TGCTTCGAATGATAAATTTCCGCGGGTTCTGCCACCGGATATTGCGTTCAAGATGTACGATACTTATGGCTTGGATCCGGATACGATATCGGAATTGGCCAAAGTAGAATCCCTGTCATTTGACAAAAATGAATTCTACAACGAATTGAATAATGCTAGGCAAAGATCTAAGATGCATTTTGGTAAAGTGGATGAGGAAATTGTATCACAAGAATCTCTACAActactggaaaaaaaaaatgtaccaaCGACAGACGACAGTGCCAAGTACAGTTACACTGTAACGGATAAGGTGTATTACTTTCCTCCAgtcaattgtaaattattagGAATGATTGTGGGTG GTAAATTGATATCCGAAACACAATCGCACGTCATTGATGACAGTCAATCAATTATTGAAGCGACGGTTATGCATAGCGGTAATATTGTGGAAATTGACTCGATTATTGATGCGAATGCAACAGTTGGGTTGATATTAGATAAAACACCGTTTTATTCTCCTGAAGGAGGTCAGGGTTCGGATGTAGGACAAATAcaagtgaaaaatgtaatttttgacGTCAAGGAGGTGAGAAAAATATGCAACTACGTTTTTCACATTGGGAAGTTTATAGTCCAAGACGGAAT AAAACCGGAAGCCGAATTACATGTTGGAGATGAATGCGTGGCGACAATAAATGAAAAGACACGGTTGGGGTTAATGCGGCATCACACGTCGACACATTTAATCAATGCAGCGCTACACAAAATTTTGCCAGCAACAGGCCAACGTGGCAGTAATGTTGCAAAAGACAGTTTAGATTTACAGTTTAGCGTGTTTGGGGAAAAATTGTCGCCTAAAGATATCGAAACTGTTGAAACGCTTATCAACAAAAGTATAAACGCGGATGTTGCTGTTAAAACTAGAACTATCGATGCACTAGGTTTGACATCAGAGGAAAACATCACGTTAGTGCCTGGAGAAGTATACCCAGATACGGGAATCAGAATCGTCGAAATTATCGGCCAGGATTTACAATCAAT TGAAGCTTGTTGCGGAACGCATGTTCAGAACACAGGAGCGCTGGAACATCTTTGTATTTTGAAAGTGAAATCTTTGGGAACTGGTAGCCAAAGCATAAGGGCAATTGCTGGGCCAATAGCTAGACTAGCAAGACAAGCTGGGGAAAATGTTAAGCAGCAAATAATTCTATTAGAGGAAGATATAAATACGGGAAATGCTCAGTTTAATCTTCTTGACACTAGAGTTCAAGACATAAAACGGCAATTGATGGATAGAACTGAACGAATTCCGTTACCTTATTCTATCAAGCACGAATGTGTTTCGAGATTGGAAATGCTGGCGCGAAATTCAAAGTCTCAAGAACGTAGTGCGATGAA AGAATCTatagaaaatgaattgaaaagcATCGTACAATCGTGCACATTGCCATTTGTAGTTCATTGTTTTCAACCGGTTAATGTGGCGCTCGAAAGTGTTTCGTTGcaaaaagtaacaaaattttgttccaaCACTCCTACGCTTGTTATTGCACATAACAAAGAAATGGTTAAAGCAAGATGTAGCGTACCTAAG GAAATGGCATCCAGTGAGTTTAACGCACAGTTGTGGATGCAAACTGTACTACCGATCTTTAAGGCGCACGGAAGTTCCCCGAAAGGTCAAGATCCACTCTTGATTCAGCATATGAAAAGCAAGAGAGTATCAGATCTTGAGCTGAAAGGTTTAGTTGAAAGAGCTGTTATAGAAGCAACAAAGTTTGCTGCGCTgcatgtaaaaaaatcaagacaTCAAACaaaatga
- the LOC107223643 gene encoding alanine--tRNA ligase, mitochondrial isoform X3 codes for MLGNWSFGDYFKEEACEFAWKLLTGPYGINENRLYVTYFAGDEKMGLKPDLECKDIWLRLGVSQDRILPFGSQDNFWEMGTTGPCGPCTEIHIDHTMQTSNQASRVNRGHADLTELWNIVFIEYQRLSDGPIVPLPKKHIDTGMGFERLVAVLQGKRSNYDTDLFQPLFDTIKKKTNAPEYQGRFMSADKNGIDTAYRTLADHARMVTIALADGMLPDQNHKLRKVLRKAVDVGEKVFQQSGLLHELSFRVADNLGNVYPEIQKNLKQVQKLIAYEEDLLKSLRDTAGTEWKRIIKTRSALASVSNTTAPGLAAAYKDLQSSLFILASNDKFPRVLPPDIAFKMYDTYGLDPDTISELAKVESLSFDKNEFYNELNNARQRSKMHFGKVDEEIVSQESLQLLEKKNVPTTDDSAKYSYTVTDKVYYFPPVNCKLLGMIVGGKLISETQSHVIDDSQSIIEATVMHSGNIVEIDSIIDANATVGLILDKTPFYSPEGGQGSDVGQIQVKNVIFDVKEVRKICNYVFHIGKFIVQDGIKPEAELHVGDECVATINEKTRLGLMRHHTSTHLINAALHKILPATGQRGSNVAKDSLDLQFSVFGEKLSPKDIETVETLINKSINADVAVKTRTIDALGLTSEENITLVPGEVYPDTGIRIVEIIGQDLQSIEACCGTHVQNTGALEHLCILKVKSLGTGSQSIRAIAGPIARLARQAGENVKQQIILLEEDINTGNAQFNLLDTRVQDIKRQLMDRTERIPLPYSIKHECVSRLEMLARNSKSQERSAMKESIENELKSIVQSCTLPFVVHCFQPVNVALESVSLQKVTKFCSNTPTLVIAHNKEMVKARCSVPKEMASSEFNAQLWMQTVLPIFKAHGSSPKGQDPLLIQHMKSKRVSDLELKGLVERAVIEATKFAALHVKKSRHQTK; via the exons ATGCTGGGAAACTGGTCGTTTGGAGATTACTTCAAA GAAGAAGCGTGCGAGTTTGCTTGGAAATTGTTAACAGGACCTTATGGGATAAATGAAAATCGGCTTTACGTAACTTACTTCGCGGGTGATGAGAAAATGGGTTTAAAGCCAGATTTGGAATGTAAAGATATATGGTTACGGCTTGGCGTATCACAGGATCGCATTCTTCCTTTTGGATCGCAGGATAACTTTTGGGAAATGGGAACGACCGGCCCTTGTGGTCCTTGTACTGAAATACACATAGATCACACAATGCAGACAAGTAATCAGGCTTCCAGAGTCAACAGAGGTCATGCCGATCTCACAGAGTTGTGGAATATAGTATTCATCGAGTATCAGAG ACTTTCAGACGGCCCGATTGTTCCTCTACCAAAAAAGCATATCGATACTGGAATGGGTTTTGAAAGACTAGTCGCTGTCTTGCAAGGAAAGAGATCAAACTATGACACGGATCTTTTTCAACCGCTGTTCGATActattaagaaaaaaacgaatgcTCCTGAGTATCAGGGCAGGTTTATGTCTGCAGACAAAAATGGAATTGATACTGCCTACAGAACTCTGGCTGACCATGCGAGAATGGTTACGATTGCGCTAGCTGACGGGATGTTGCCTGATCAGAA TCACAAGTTGAGGAAGGTATTGAGAAAAGCTGTGGATGTCGGGGAAAAGGTATTTCAGCAAAGTGGGCTACTTCACGAATTGTCTTTTCGTGTAGCTGACAATCTGGGGAACGTATATCCAGAGatacagaaaaatttaaaacag GTCCAAAAACTTATAGCGTACGAAGAAGACTTGTTGAAGTCATTGAGGGACACAGCTGGAACCGAATggaaaagaataattaaaactaGGTCTGCGCTCGCATCAGTAAGCAATACTACTGCTCCAGGTTTAGCTGCTGCTTACAAGGATTTACAATCCAGCTTATTCATTCT TGCTTCGAATGATAAATTTCCGCGGGTTCTGCCACCGGATATTGCGTTCAAGATGTACGATACTTATGGCTTGGATCCGGATACGATATCGGAATTGGCCAAAGTAGAATCCCTGTCATTTGACAAAAATGAATTCTACAACGAATTGAATAATGCTAGGCAAAGATCTAAGATGCATTTTGGTAAAGTGGATGAGGAAATTGTATCACAAGAATCTCTACAActactggaaaaaaaaaatgtaccaaCGACAGACGACAGTGCCAAGTACAGTTACACTGTAACGGATAAGGTGTATTACTTTCCTCCAgtcaattgtaaattattagGAATGATTGTGGGTG GTAAATTGATATCCGAAACACAATCGCACGTCATTGATGACAGTCAATCAATTATTGAAGCGACGGTTATGCATAGCGGTAATATTGTGGAAATTGACTCGATTATTGATGCGAATGCAACAGTTGGGTTGATATTAGATAAAACACCGTTTTATTCTCCTGAAGGAGGTCAGGGTTCGGATGTAGGACAAATAcaagtgaaaaatgtaatttttgacGTCAAGGAGGTGAGAAAAATATGCAACTACGTTTTTCACATTGGGAAGTTTATAGTCCAAGACGGAAT AAAACCGGAAGCCGAATTACATGTTGGAGATGAATGCGTGGCGACAATAAATGAAAAGACACGGTTGGGGTTAATGCGGCATCACACGTCGACACATTTAATCAATGCAGCGCTACACAAAATTTTGCCAGCAACAGGCCAACGTGGCAGTAATGTTGCAAAAGACAGTTTAGATTTACAGTTTAGCGTGTTTGGGGAAAAATTGTCGCCTAAAGATATCGAAACTGTTGAAACGCTTATCAACAAAAGTATAAACGCGGATGTTGCTGTTAAAACTAGAACTATCGATGCACTAGGTTTGACATCAGAGGAAAACATCACGTTAGTGCCTGGAGAAGTATACCCAGATACGGGAATCAGAATCGTCGAAATTATCGGCCAGGATTTACAATCAAT TGAAGCTTGTTGCGGAACGCATGTTCAGAACACAGGAGCGCTGGAACATCTTTGTATTTTGAAAGTGAAATCTTTGGGAACTGGTAGCCAAAGCATAAGGGCAATTGCTGGGCCAATAGCTAGACTAGCAAGACAAGCTGGGGAAAATGTTAAGCAGCAAATAATTCTATTAGAGGAAGATATAAATACGGGAAATGCTCAGTTTAATCTTCTTGACACTAGAGTTCAAGACATAAAACGGCAATTGATGGATAGAACTGAACGAATTCCGTTACCTTATTCTATCAAGCACGAATGTGTTTCGAGATTGGAAATGCTGGCGCGAAATTCAAAGTCTCAAGAACGTAGTGCGATGAA AGAATCTatagaaaatgaattgaaaagcATCGTACAATCGTGCACATTGCCATTTGTAGTTCATTGTTTTCAACCGGTTAATGTGGCGCTCGAAAGTGTTTCGTTGcaaaaagtaacaaaattttgttccaaCACTCCTACGCTTGTTATTGCACATAACAAAGAAATGGTTAAAGCAAGATGTAGCGTACCTAAG GAAATGGCATCCAGTGAGTTTAACGCACAGTTGTGGATGCAAACTGTACTACCGATCTTTAAGGCGCACGGAAGTTCCCCGAAAGGTCAAGATCCACTCTTGATTCAGCATATGAAAAGCAAGAGAGTATCAGATCTTGAGCTGAAAGGTTTAGTTGAAAGAGCTGTTATAGAAGCAACAAAGTTTGCTGCGCTgcatgtaaaaaaatcaagacaTCAAACaaaatga